A single window of Liolophura sinensis isolate JHLJ2023 chromosome 6, CUHK_Ljap_v2, whole genome shotgun sequence DNA harbors:
- the LOC135467141 gene encoding uncharacterized protein LOC135467141, which yields MDNMNFPVGNSASSRPNSWMGLGVQVDKMSDILSSSSGNGNVGIINHNTRSTVSPPLYTWSTNLDEELSTLTRGLSLTDPCDEAGTKELMGRGFDRSEVNDFSANGIETDLTAYDEYQYRLRRNYTLVQGNSAVNDDQRVNKGNANNLKMYRSTVCVFCKNNGENLSVYGTHTLKDQLGLVSCPILQRYTCPVCGASGPRAHTLKYCPYNTNYRPSSTRNGKSRPNARKHRHY from the coding sequence ATGGATAATATGAATTTTCCAGTTGGAAACTCAGCAAGCAGTCGACCAAATTCCTGGATGGGCCTCGGTGTTCAAGTTGACAAAATGAGCGACATTTTATCGTCTTCGTCCGGCAATGGCAATGTGGGTATCATCAACCACAACACGAGATCTACCGTGTCACCACCGCTTTACACGTGGAGCACGAACTTGGATGAAGAGTTGTCAACCTTGACTCGCGGTTTGAGCCTGACGGATCCATGCGACGAAGCTGGGACCAAAGAACTCATGGGACGAGGGTTCGACCGAAGCGAAGTGAACGATTTCAGCGCGAACGGCATCGAGACGGACCTAACGGCATACGATGAGTATCAGTACAGATTGCGCAGAAATTACACTCTTGTGCAGGGTAATTCAGCGGTGAACGATGATCAGAGAGTCAACAAGGGTAATGCCAACAACCTAAAAATGTATAGGAGCACCGTGTGCGTTTTCTGCAAAAACAATGGCGAGAATCTCTCAGTGTACGGAACCCACACTCTTAAGGACCAGCTAGGCCTCGTGTCGTGCCCGATACTCCAGCGTTATACCTGCCCTGTGTGCGGAGCATCTGGCCCAAGAGCACATACCCTGAAGTACTGCCCTTACAACACCAACTACAGGCCATCCAGTACCAGAAACGGCAAGAGTCGACCCAACGCGAGGAAACACCGCCATTACTGA